One stretch of Nitratiruptor tergarcus DSM 16512 DNA includes these proteins:
- a CDS encoding helicase-related protein, producing MNSKFFTNRDNNTLQNRLIDILKHHNIKYLEFLIGYFRISGFIKIAKLLKDIEKARILVGINVDRWIYEAKERGKEANIFDNLQIIDRFIQEQLNGQIEKNSIGVIEYEGLNSEPYEKEIEESINLLASYLANKKLEIRISPNKNIHSKIYILRQKEIIRHDGTIEYIGSVITGSSNLTANGLQSNFEFNVELKDSDDIAFALKEFENLWSSAVELKEDDIQEIKNRSYLKEITPYELYIKFLIEHFEDRIEYDPSFASTLPKGYMKLAYQIDAVNEGISKIKKHNGFFLSDVVGLGKTVTTAMIVKKLLFEIKGEVLVIAPPSIQKEWKETFKRFDIGSFRHYDIISIGKLEQIQDTQNYELIIIDESHKFKNYDTSRYKELERICKERVKYQKKVILISATPLNNRPMDIANQLYLFQDKRNSTIPSYPNLESFFGDISRQYKEILKEGTKLTIEQKRKLKELAQKIRDNILREVMVRRTRLDILTHPMYAKDLQKQGLNIPIVEPVKEIEYKMSDSLTKAFDETVTILTQKLQYERYKLLYYLKPEARAKFGKVSENIFEKGALQLASLMQLLLVKRFESSFYAFKSSLYRQKRNLEKLIAMFEEGRILIGSKIDIYDLLDLEDVDEKIDTMLESGKIKEFNPDDFEKEYLPKLKEELKIFTRLIKLWQDLNDDPKLEQFKQVLKEQKDKKIVVFTESKETACYLERELKNFKILCIHGGNREKLKEIIRENFDANFDIKKQKNDFNIIITTDTLSESVNLHRSNIIYNYDIPWNSTKLMQRIGRINRIGTKFDKIYIYNFIPTAKSDALIELSKKAFVKLQTFHSTFGEDSQIYSTEEEVGSVKLFEETIDEVDEELKYLEEIREFKKAYPKKFEIIKNYPPKIRVQREKEPKNTSFVFIKNNNSKSYFLVDSKLCKAVNFLEMAKQLKTSQKTKSILPISSIHYEHVKKAIDFYKESINKIITTTNWTKISNATDKKALRLLKSWRDKGYIDINRYKQFKELLETGRYQNLSKEIKKLEKENVSNISNKIEELILKYNLDNTQNKNDKKISLNAKIILSETFV from the coding sequence ATGAATTCAAAATTTTTTACTAATAGAGATAACAATACACTTCAAAATCGATTAATTGATATATTAAAACATCACAATATTAAATACTTAGAATTTCTCATAGGATATTTCCGCATTAGCGGTTTTATAAAAATTGCAAAACTTTTAAAAGATATAGAAAAAGCAAGAATACTTGTTGGTATCAATGTTGATAGATGGATATATGAAGCCAAAGAGAGAGGAAAAGAGGCAAATATTTTTGATAATTTGCAAATTATTGATAGGTTTATTCAAGAACAACTTAATGGTCAAATTGAAAAAAACTCCATAGGAGTTATAGAATATGAAGGATTAAACAGTGAGCCTTATGAAAAAGAAATAGAAGAAAGTATCAATCTTTTAGCCTCTTACCTTGCAAATAAAAAACTTGAAATTCGAATTTCACCAAATAAAAATATTCATTCTAAAATCTATATTTTAAGACAAAAAGAGATTATTAGACATGATGGAACTATAGAATATATAGGTTCAGTAATAACAGGCTCATCAAACCTTACTGCAAACGGATTACAATCCAATTTTGAATTTAATGTAGAGTTAAAAGATAGTGATGATATTGCTTTTGCTTTAAAAGAGTTTGAAAATCTTTGGAGTAGTGCAGTTGAATTAAAAGAGGATGATATTCAAGAGATTAAAAATAGATCCTATTTAAAAGAGATTACTCCTTATGAATTGTATATAAAATTTTTAATAGAGCATTTTGAGGATAGAATTGAATATGATCCGAGCTTTGCTTCAACACTTCCTAAAGGCTATATGAAACTTGCTTATCAAATAGATGCTGTTAATGAAGGAATCTCAAAAATTAAAAAACATAACGGTTTTTTCTTATCTGATGTGGTTGGACTTGGCAAAACTGTAACAACTGCTATGATTGTAAAAAAACTTCTTTTTGAAATCAAAGGAGAGGTTTTAGTTATAGCTCCTCCTTCAATACAAAAAGAGTGGAAGGAAACATTTAAACGATTTGATATAGGTTCATTTAGACATTATGACATAATCTCTATAGGAAAGTTAGAGCAAATCCAAGATACTCAAAATTATGAACTTATAATAATTGACGAATCGCATAAATTTAAAAATTATGATACAAGCCGTTACAAAGAGCTTGAGAGAATTTGTAAAGAGAGAGTAAAGTATCAAAAAAAAGTTATTCTCATTTCTGCTACACCTTTAAATAATAGACCAATGGATATAGCAAATCAACTTTATCTCTTTCAAGATAAAAGAAACTCAACAATACCTTCTTATCCAAACTTGGAGAGCTTTTTTGGTGATATAAGCAGACAATACAAAGAGATTTTAAAAGAAGGAACAAAATTAACAATTGAACAAAAGAGAAAGCTGAAAGAATTAGCGCAAAAAATTAGAGATAATATTTTACGAGAAGTAATGGTAAGAAGAACTCGTTTAGATATATTAACTCATCCTATGTATGCAAAAGATTTGCAAAAACAAGGACTAAATATTCCAATAGTCGAGCCGGTTAAAGAAATAGAATATAAAATGAGTGATTCATTGACCAAAGCTTTTGATGAAACTGTAACTATCCTAACCCAAAAGCTTCAATATGAACGATATAAGTTGCTTTATTATTTAAAACCAGAAGCAAGAGCTAAATTTGGCAAAGTGAGTGAAAATATTTTTGAAAAAGGTGCTTTACAGTTAGCTAGTTTAATGCAGCTTTTACTTGTTAAAAGATTTGAAAGCTCATTTTATGCTTTTAAATCCTCTTTATACAGACAAAAAAGGAATTTGGAAAAACTTATTGCAATGTTTGAAGAAGGTAGAATTCTTATAGGCTCTAAAATAGATATTTACGATTTGCTTGATCTTGAAGATGTGGATGAAAAAATAGATACTATGCTTGAAAGCGGAAAAATAAAAGAGTTTAATCCTGATGATTTTGAAAAAGAATATCTACCAAAACTAAAAGAGGAACTAAAGATATTTACTAGGCTTATCAAACTTTGGCAAGATCTCAATGATGACCCTAAATTGGAGCAATTTAAGCAAGTTCTAAAAGAGCAAAAAGACAAAAAAATAGTTGTTTTTACTGAATCTAAAGAGACAGCTTGTTATTTAGAAAGAGAGCTTAAAAATTTTAAAATATTATGTATTCATGGAGGCAATAGAGAAAAACTAAAAGAGATTATTAGAGAAAACTTTGATGCAAATTTTGATATTAAAAAACAAAAAAACGATTTTAATATTATCATTACTACCGATACTTTAAGTGAAAGCGTTAACCTTCATAGAAGCAATATTATTTATAACTATGACATCCCTTGGAACTCGACAAAATTAATGCAAAGGATTGGGCGTATTAATAGGATAGGTACAAAGTTTGATAAGATTTATATTTATAACTTCATTCCAACTGCAAAAAGTGATGCTTTAATTGAGCTTTCAAAAAAAGCTTTTGTAAAACTACAAACTTTTCACTCAACATTTGGCGAAGATAGTCAAATATATTCAACTGAAGAAGAAGTAGGAAGTGTAAAACTTTTTGAAGAAACAATTGATGAGGTAGATGAGGAATTAAAATATTTAGAAGAGATTAGAGAGTTTAAAAAAGCCTATCCTAAAAAATTTGAAATTATCAAAAACTATCCTCCGAAAATTCGAGTACAAAGAGAAAAAGAGCCTAAAAACACATCATTTGTTTTTATAAAAAATAACAACTCTAAAAGTTATTTTTTGGTAGATAGTAAACTATGTAAAGCAGTAAATTTTCTTGAGATGGCAAAGCAACTTAAAACTTCACAAAAAACAAAATCAATACTGCCAATAAGTAGTATACATTATGAGCATGTAAAAAAAGCCATAGACTTTTATAAAGAAAGTATCAATAAAATCATCACAACTACAAATTGGACAAAAATTAGCAACGCTACTGATAAAAAGGCTTTAAGACTTCTTAAAAGCTGGCGAGATAAAGGTTATATAGATATAAACAGATATAAACAGTTTAAAGAACTTTTAGAGACTGGAAGATACCAAAATCTCTCAAAAGAGATAAAAAAACTTGAAAAAGAAAATGTTTCAAATATATCAAATAAAATCGAAGAGTTGATTTTAAAATATAATCTTGATAATACACAAAACAAAAATGACAAAAAAATATCACTTAATGCTAAAATAATTTTATCAGAGACATTTGTATAA
- a CDS encoding Uma2 family endonuclease: MGALENLEHYTYEDYKLWEGDWELIDGVAYTMAPSPVKRHQSLTVKISTQLEEWFEDCGECEVLVEEDYKIAEDTVVRPDIAVVCDDENENYIAKAPLIIVEIISPKTARRDEVVKFSLYETEGVKYYVLIYMDDLRAKIFKHNGERFIKEGDFSHETYEFTESKCPAKIDFKRVFKKYRKI; this comes from the coding sequence ATGGGAGCACTTGAAAATCTAGAACATTACACATATGAAGATTATAAGCTGTGGGAAGGTGATTGGGAGCTGATTGATGGAGTAGCCTATACCATGGCTCCATCTCCAGTAAAGCGTCATCAGAGTTTGACTGTAAAAATTTCTACGCAATTGGAAGAGTGGTTTGAAGATTGTGGTGAGTGTGAAGTATTGGTAGAAGAAGATTATAAGATTGCTGAAGATACAGTTGTACGTCCAGATATTGCAGTGGTATGTGATGATGAGAATGAAAATTACATAGCAAAAGCACCACTCATAATTGTAGAGATAATCTCTCCCAAAACTGCAAGGCGTGATGAGGTAGTAAAATTTTCTCTCTATGAGACAGAGGGAGTAAAATACTATGTACTTATATATATGGATGATTTGCGTGCAAAAATATTTAAGCATAATGGCGAGCGATTTATTAAAGAGGGTGACTTTTCCCATGAAACTTATGAGTTTACTGAGAGCAAATGTCCTGCAAAAATAGATTTTAAGAGAGTATTTAAAAAATATAGAAAAATATGA
- a CDS encoding Eco57I restriction-modification methylase domain-containing protein, with protein sequence MQMNLKEFLSSKYSLNSFIQFISNIFYGFEQSFSNETDEDLNESERKHIKSYRYLGSVELEDGKELGFFEFQSKSSNIENKRVGYNAILKKLANEYGLDGAIASFYHPQSDAWRLSFVGFEFDEGKAKVTNLKRYTYVLGENIPIKTAYIQLKNLKYPTFEDLLEAFGVERVTKEFYEKYRSLFEMLNDYLKNGQFNYFDRDEKRLHSFTKKLLGRIVFLYFLQKKGWLGVEKNKQWGEGDKKFLFNALKSKKYSNYFDDFLKKIFFEALNTKRENDYFKLTGNKLPFLNGGLFEKDENDKIEGLYLEDRLFEKIFQTFNEYNFTIIEDSPDDKEVAIDPEMMGRVFENFLEENYRKGKGAFYTPREIVHYMCQQTIIQYLLNYFPDKGKIANFVVKKITDDDYFLKYGKDIEKRLLSIKILDPAIGSGAFPMGMLHEIVTLLIHLDKTKSSKEIAKLKRAIIENSIYGIDIDTSAVEIAKLRFWLSLVVDEDIPTPLPNLYYKIMVGNSLLESILGNDPLAKDNNSLFDDNEKKIEYIQKLLHKFFNTNEQKKKENLKEQIETTINEILEKKLKEQEDIIKSQLKNINIFTGLNKKQQEQIEFAQEKKYIIEHIKKRPTTELFFYKIYFAEVLNNKGFDVVIGNPPYIRQEKIKDLKKRLQLERFYNPISKKIEKYECFTATADIYIYFFEKGYRLLKENALLSFITSNKYTRAKYGEKFRKFILENTQIVEYIDFNGVKVFESATVDTAILSFKKTFSTNNRFIYCDVNKDYKKGESLYEFVSTHGFEYSQEDLNLDSFTFATPKELAIKKRIEEVGVPLKLWNIKIYRGILTGFNEAFIIDTKIKNELIKQDPKSAEIIKPLLRGKDIKKYIYEWANLWLIATFPAKHLNIDEYPAIKKYLQSFGKRLEQSGEKGCRKKTKNKWFETQDQIAYWNEFEKEKIVWQRVTKVPTFCLADKQIYILDSMAFITSKYNRYLLSVLNSKLMYFYIDKITHQYGKTGYLLSNQFVEKLPVPKIKETKRQSFESIVEIILNYKKSSNPKASFFEKVIDVMVYELYFEKELKEKGFGIIDIVEKEISLKLSADELYTKWNDPKHPVKYNIDFIDSVEVVKTVEESL encoded by the coding sequence ATGCAAATGAATTTAAAAGAGTTTTTATCAAGTAAATATAGCTTAAATAGCTTTATTCAATTTATAAGTAATATATTTTATGGATTTGAACAAAGTTTTTCAAATGAAACAGATGAAGATTTAAATGAGAGTGAAAGAAAACATATAAAAAGCTACCGCTATTTAGGAAGTGTCGAGCTTGAGGATGGAAAAGAGCTTGGCTTTTTTGAATTTCAATCAAAAAGCTCCAATATCGAAAATAAACGAGTAGGATATAATGCAATTTTAAAAAAACTTGCCAATGAGTATGGACTTGATGGTGCAATCGCTTCATTTTACCATCCACAAAGTGATGCTTGGAGACTCTCTTTTGTTGGATTTGAATTTGATGAGGGAAAAGCAAAAGTAACCAATCTCAAAAGATATACCTATGTTTTAGGTGAAAATATTCCAATTAAAACCGCATATATACAGTTAAAAAATTTAAAATATCCTACATTTGAAGATTTGCTTGAAGCTTTTGGGGTAGAGAGAGTTACAAAAGAGTTTTATGAAAAATATAGATCTCTTTTTGAAATGTTAAATGATTACTTAAAAAATGGGCAATTTAACTATTTTGATAGAGATGAGAAAAGACTTCACTCTTTTACAAAAAAACTGCTTGGACGAATTGTATTTTTATATTTTTTACAAAAAAAGGGTTGGTTGGGCGTAGAAAAAAATAAACAGTGGGGTGAAGGTGATAAAAAATTTCTTTTCAATGCATTAAAATCAAAAAAATATTCAAACTATTTTGATGATTTTTTAAAGAAAATTTTCTTTGAAGCCCTTAATACAAAAAGAGAAAATGATTATTTTAAATTAACAGGAAATAAATTGCCATTCTTAAACGGTGGATTGTTTGAAAAAGATGAAAACGATAAGATTGAAGGGCTTTATCTCGAAGATAGACTTTTTGAAAAGATATTTCAAACATTTAATGAATATAACTTTACCATAATAGAAGATAGTCCTGACGACAAAGAGGTTGCAATAGATCCTGAAATGATGGGAAGAGTTTTTGAAAATTTTCTTGAAGAAAACTATCGCAAAGGAAAAGGTGCTTTTTATACTCCAAGAGAGATTGTTCACTATATGTGTCAACAAACTATTATTCAATATCTTTTAAACTACTTTCCCGATAAAGGGAAAATTGCCAATTTTGTCGTCAAAAAAATAACAGATGATGATTATTTTTTAAAATATGGCAAAGATATAGAAAAAAGACTTCTATCTATAAAAATTCTTGACCCTGCCATCGGTTCAGGTGCTTTTCCGATGGGAATGCTTCATGAAATAGTAACTCTTTTAATCCATCTTGATAAAACAAAAAGTTCTAAAGAAATTGCCAAACTCAAAAGAGCTATCATAGAAAACTCCATTTATGGTATTGATATTGATACATCAGCAGTAGAGATTGCAAAACTTCGTTTTTGGCTCTCGTTGGTTGTAGATGAAGATATACCTACTCCTCTACCAAATCTTTACTATAAAATTATGGTTGGCAATAGTTTATTAGAAAGTATTTTAGGAAATGATCCACTTGCAAAAGATAACAATTCTCTTTTTGATGATAATGAGAAAAAAATAGAGTATATTCAAAAACTACTTCATAAATTTTTTAATACCAACGAGCAAAAGAAAAAAGAAAATCTTAAAGAACAAATAGAAACTACAATCAATGAGATTCTTGAAAAGAAACTAAAAGAACAAGAAGATATCATCAAAAGCCAATTAAAAAATATCAATATTTTCACAGGACTTAATAAAAAACAGCAAGAGCAAATAGAGTTTGCACAAGAGAAAAAATATATCATCGAACATATCAAAAAGCGCCCTACTACGGAGCTATTTTTTTATAAGATATATTTTGCCGAAGTGCTTAATAACAAAGGATTTGATGTTGTTATTGGCAATCCACCATATATTAGACAAGAAAAGATTAAAGATTTAAAAAAAAGACTCCAACTTGAGAGATTTTATAATCCTATTTCTAAAAAAATTGAAAAGTATGAGTGTTTTACTGCTACAGCAGACATATATATTTACTTTTTTGAAAAAGGATATAGACTTTTAAAAGAAAATGCCCTTTTAAGTTTTATAACTTCCAACAAATATACCCGTGCTAAGTATGGAGAGAAGTTTAGAAAATTTATCCTTGAAAATACCCAAATAGTTGAATATATAGATTTTAATGGTGTAAAAGTTTTTGAAAGTGCTACGGTAGATACTGCAATTTTAAGCTTTAAAAAAACTTTTTCTACAAATAATCGATTTATATATTGTGATGTAAACAAAGATTATAAAAAAGGAGAAAGTTTATACGAATTTGTCTCAACGCATGGCTTTGAGTATTCTCAAGAAGATTTAAATTTAGATAGCTTTACTTTTGCAACTCCCAAAGAGCTTGCCATTAAAAAGAGGATTGAAGAAGTTGGAGTCCCACTAAAACTGTGGAATATTAAAATATATAGAGGGATTTTAACAGGATTTAATGAAGCTTTTATTATAGATACAAAAATAAAAAATGAATTAATCAAACAAGATCCTAAAAGTGCTGAAATCATAAAGCCACTTCTGAGAGGTAAAGATATAAAAAAATACATTTATGAATGGGCAAACCTTTGGCTTATAGCAACTTTTCCTGCAAAACATCTCAATATTGATGAATATCCAGCAATAAAAAAATATTTACAAAGTTTTGGCAAAAGATTAGAACAAAGTGGAGAAAAAGGTTGCAGAAAGAAAACAAAAAATAAATGGTTTGAAACCCAAGACCAAATTGCATATTGGAATGAATTTGAAAAAGAAAAAATTGTTTGGCAAAGGGTTACAAAAGTTCCAACATTTTGTCTTGCTGATAAACAAATTTATATACTTGATAGTATGGCATTTATTACATCTAAATACAACAGATATTTATTATCTGTATTAAATAGTAAGTTAATGTATTTTTATATTGATAAAATAACACATCAGTATGGTAAAACTGGTTATCTTTTATCTAATCAGTTTGTAGAAAAACTGCCTGTTCCAAAAATCAAAGAAACAAAACGACAATCTTTTGAGTCTATAGTCGAGATTATTTTGAATTATAAAAAATCTTCCAATCCAAAAGCATCATTTTTTGAAAAAGTCATTGATGTAATGGTCTATGAACTATACTTTGAAAAAGAGCTCAAAGAGAAAGGTTTTGGTATCATCGATATTGTCGAAAAAGAAATCTCGCTTAAACTTAGTGCAGATGAACTATACACAAAATGGAATGACCCCAAACACCCTGTGAAATACAACATAGACTTTATCGATAGTGTAGAAGTTGTAAAAACTGTAGAGGAATCTCTATGA
- a CDS encoding NnrS family protein, giving the protein MQFTQQKLSRRDYFFSQPHQPFFVLGVVNAIIFMGLFILAYRGVFDIDAKFFHSYSMIFLVFTNFFYGFLYTTFPRFSGTMPIDARIYLTVFLLQLIATLSFLVSIWLPFAFFAAALFVAAGFALTLRTFYGIYKSCQLPKKDQYWIIVALGVGVMSDILFLLSQISCRCNTRVFFDTAVNFGVYLYMIFLAFVVALRMVPFFSHVMDWKRSRFLHLEIFVLFLLHSFLHGLYPAGVFVVDLLAGLLIAWELKKIALPFPNKEPLLWILHIAFFWLAGGLILGSLIEAYERFSGVYSFALPLHLLLLGFLTTILIGFGTRVTLGHSGNMLRVDRVTVWIFYFTQIVVLGRVLFSLFAAQGKVFPFFDISAALFLVLFIWWLGKYFKILAFGEKLGTMK; this is encoded by the coding sequence ATGCAATTTACGCAGCAAAAGCTCTCTAGACGTGACTACTTTTTTTCCCAGCCCCATCAGCCTTTTTTTGTTTTAGGAGTAGTAAATGCAATTATTTTTATGGGACTTTTTATCCTTGCATATAGAGGTGTCTTTGATATTGATGCTAAGTTTTTTCATAGTTACTCCATGATTTTTTTAGTATTTACCAATTTCTTTTATGGGTTTTTATATACCACTTTTCCGCGATTTTCCGGAACTATGCCAATAGATGCAAGAATTTATTTAACTGTTTTTCTCCTGCAGTTAATAGCAACTCTTAGTTTTTTGGTATCAATATGGCTTCCTTTTGCCTTCTTTGCAGCAGCTCTTTTTGTCGCAGCTGGATTTGCTCTTACTTTACGTACATTTTATGGGATTTATAAATCCTGCCAGCTTCCTAAAAAGGATCAATATTGGATAATTGTAGCTTTGGGTGTAGGAGTTATGAGTGATATTCTCTTTTTGCTTTCACAAATATCGTGTCGTTGTAATACCCGAGTTTTTTTCGATACTGCAGTCAATTTTGGTGTCTATCTTTATATGATATTTTTAGCTTTTGTGGTAGCTCTGCGTATGGTGCCGTTTTTTAGCCATGTTATGGATTGGAAAAGGAGTAGATTTTTACATTTAGAGATTTTTGTGCTCTTTTTGCTCCATTCGTTCTTGCATGGTCTCTATCCTGCTGGAGTTTTTGTAGTAGATCTTCTCGCTGGTCTTTTAATAGCATGGGAACTCAAAAAGATTGCCCTTCCTTTTCCAAACAAAGAGCCTCTACTTTGGATTTTGCATATAGCCTTTTTTTGGCTAGCTGGTGGATTAATACTTGGTTCACTGATAGAGGCGTATGAGCGTTTTTCGGGAGTCTATAGTTTTGCGCTCCCTTTGCATCTTTTGCTCTTAGGATTTTTGACTACTATCCTTATAGGATTTGGTACACGGGTGACATTGGGACATAGTGGTAATATGCTGCGAGTAGATAGGGTGACAGTATGGATCTTCTATTTTACGCAAATTGTTGTGTTAGGAAGAGTTCTATTTAGCCTTTTTGCCGCACAAGGAAAAGTTTTTCCATTTTTTGATATAAGTGCTGCACTTTTTTTAGTACTTTTTATTTGGTGGTTGGGGAAATATTTTAAGATTTTAGCTTTTGGAGAGAAACTTGGTACAATGAAGTAG